Proteins encoded together in one Impatiens glandulifera chromosome 1, dImpGla2.1, whole genome shotgun sequence window:
- the LOC124919360 gene encoding uncharacterized protein LOC124919360, with product MNACRLCFIFIPSYIKHNKEASSMSCIADTNYLSESSKGIEEASQVNIAAGSYILCGESSKQHLASLVELGDDTDRCVSFLGFSSSRQVQGERRTRNSFGFRLLCLDFSYHLDRQLVFMVFVLTRKSVQIVGAITGNQSLASP from the exons ATGAATGCATGTAGgctttgtttcatttttattccTAGTTATATCAAACATAATAAAGAGGCGTCATCAATGTCGTGCATTGCTGACACAAATTACCTCTCAGAATCTTCAAAGGGCATAGAAGAGGCAAGCCAAGTCAACATTGCAGCTGGAAG CTACATTCTTTGTGGGGAATCATCCAAGCAACACTTGGCTTCTTTAG TGGAATTGGGAGACGATACTGATAGGTGTGTATCGTTTCTTGGCTTTTCTTCTTCTCGCCAGGTTCAGG gggaaagaagaacaagaaactCTTTTGGGTTCCGGCTATTATGCCTTGATTTCAGTTATCATCTCGACAGACAGCTTGTGTTTATGGTTTTTGTGCTGACAAGAAAAAGTGTCCAAATT gtgGGGGCCATCACAGGGAATCAATCCTTGGCCTCTCCATAA